A window of the Vibrio pomeroyi genome harbors these coding sequences:
- a CDS encoding Na(+)-translocating NADH-quinone reductase subunit C translates to MASNNDSIKKTLFVVIALSLVCSIIVSTAAVVLKPKQQANAVLDQQTKILEVAGIDLAGDIPALYAENIEPRLVDFATGDFVDGDAAAYDQRKAAKDPAQSIKLSAEEDIAKILRRANTGTVYLVKDGAETSKVIIPVHGNGLWSMMYAFVAVETDGNTVSGITYYEQGETPGLGGEVENPTWRAQFVGKKLFDENHKPAIQVVKGGAPQGSEHGVDGLSGATLTSVGVQHTFDFWLGDMGFGPFLAKVRDGGLN, encoded by the coding sequence ATGGCAAGTAATAACGATAGCATTAAAAAGACGCTGTTTGTTGTTATCGCATTGAGCCTAGTGTGCTCAATCATCGTTTCAACAGCTGCAGTTGTTCTTAAACCTAAGCAACAAGCTAACGCAGTTCTGGATCAGCAAACTAAGATCCTTGAAGTTGCGGGCATTGACCTTGCAGGTGATATTCCAGCGTTGTACGCAGAGAACATCGAACCTCGTCTAGTTGATTTCGCTACTGGCGATTTCGTTGACGGCGATGCTGCTGCATACGACCAACGTAAAGCGGCAAAAGATCCAGCTCAGTCAATCAAGCTTTCAGCTGAAGAAGACATTGCTAAGATCCTTCGTCGTGCTAACACAGGTACTGTATACCTTGTGAAAGATGGCGCTGAAACTTCTAAAGTTATCATCCCTGTTCACGGTAACGGCCTATGGTCAATGATGTACGCATTCGTTGCGGTAGAAACTGATGGCAACACAGTTTCTGGTATCACTTACTACGAGCAAGGTGAAACTCCTGGACTTGGTGGTGAGGTTGAGAACCCAACTTGGCGCGCTCAATTCGTTGGTAAGAAATTATTCGACGAAAACCACAAACCTGCTATTCAGGTTGTTAAAGGTGGCGCTCCTCAAGGTTCTGAGCACGGTGTAGATGGCCTTTCTGGTGCAACACTGACTAGCGTTGGTGTTCAACATACATTTGACTTCTGGTTAGGTGATATGGGCTTTGGTCCGTTCCTAGCAAAAGTTCGTGACGGAGGTCTGAACTAA
- a CDS encoding NADH:ubiquinone reductase (Na(+)-transporting) subunit D has product MSSAKEIKKSILAPVLDNNPIALQVLGVCSALAVTTKLETAFVMTIAVMFVTALSNFFVSLIRNHIPNSVRIIVQMAIIASLVIVVDQVLKAYLYDISKQLSVFVGLIITNCIVMGRAEAFAMKSAPIPSLIDGLGNGLGYGFVLITVGFFRELLGSGKLFGMEVLPLVSNGGWYQPNGLMLLAPSAFFLIGFLIWAIRVFKPEQVEAKG; this is encoded by the coding sequence ATGTCTAGTGCAAAAGAAATTAAAAAGAGCATCTTAGCGCCGGTGTTGGACAACAACCCAATCGCGCTACAGGTTCTTGGTGTGTGTTCTGCTCTTGCGGTAACCACTAAGCTAGAAACAGCATTTGTTATGACTATCGCGGTAATGTTCGTTACTGCTCTGTCTAACTTCTTCGTTTCTTTGATCCGTAACCATATTCCTAACAGTGTGCGTATCATCGTTCAGATGGCAATTATCGCATCATTAGTAATCGTGGTAGACCAAGTGCTTAAAGCATACCTATACGATATCTCTAAGCAGCTATCTGTATTCGTAGGCTTAATCATTACTAACTGTATTGTAATGGGTCGTGCTGAAGCATTCGCAATGAAGTCTGCACCAATCCCATCTCTAATCGATGGTCTTGGTAACGGTCTTGGTTACGGTTTCGTTCTTATCACTGTTGGTTTCTTCCGTGAGCTTCTAGGCTCTGGCAAACTATTTGGTATGGAAGTACTACCTCTAGTGAGCAACGGTGGTTGGTATCAGCCAAACGGCTTGATGCTTCTAGCACCTTCTGCGTTCTTCCTAATTGGTTTCTTGATTTGGGCAATTCGTGTGTTCAAACCAGAACAAGTAGAAGCGAAGGGGTAA
- the nqrE gene encoding NADH:ubiquinone reductase (Na(+)-transporting) subunit E, with translation MEHYISLLVKSIFIENMALSFFLGMCTFLAVSKKVKTSFGLGVAVVVVLTIAVPVNNLVYTHILKENALVEGVDLSFLNFIAFIGVIAALVQILEMVLDRFFPPLYNALGIFLPLITVNCAIFGGVSFMVTRDYNFAESVVYGFGSGVGWMLAIVALAGIREKMKYSDVPPGLRGLGITFITVGLMALGFMSFSGVQL, from the coding sequence ATGGAACATTATATTAGTCTGCTAGTTAAATCGATTTTCATCGAAAACATGGCGCTTTCTTTCTTCCTAGGTATGTGTACATTCCTAGCGGTATCTAAGAAAGTTAAAACTTCTTTTGGTCTTGGTGTTGCGGTAGTTGTAGTACTTACAATCGCTGTTCCTGTAAACAACCTTGTTTACACGCACATCCTAAAAGAAAACGCGCTTGTTGAAGGTGTCGATTTAAGTTTCCTTAACTTCATCGCATTCATCGGTGTTATCGCGGCACTTGTACAAATCCTAGAGATGGTTCTAGACCGTTTCTTCCCACCTTTGTACAACGCACTAGGTATCTTCCTTCCACTGATCACAGTTAACTGTGCAATCTTTGGTGGTGTATCTTTCATGGTAACTCGTGACTACAACTTTGCTGAATCTGTTGTTTACGGCTTCGGTTCTGGTGTGGGTTGGATGTTAGCTATCGTTGCTCTTGCGGGTATCCGTGAGAAGATGAAGTACTCTGACGTTCCTCCAGGTCTTCGTGGCCTTGGTATCACGTTCATTACTGTTGGTCTGATGGCGTTAGGCTTTATGTCTTTCTCTGGTGTTCAACTGTAG
- the nqrF gene encoding NADH:ubiquinone reductase (Na(+)-transporting) subunit F — MQSIILGVAMFTIIVLALVLVILFAKSKLVPSGDITIAVNGDPEKAIVTQPGSKLLGALAGAGIFVSSACGGGGSCGQCRVKVKSGGGDILPTELDHITKGEAREGERLACQVAMKTDMEIELDEDIFGVKKWECTVISNNNEATFIKELALAIPEGEEVPFRAGGYIQIEAEPHHVKYADYDIPEEYRGDWDKFNLFRYESIVKEHSIRAYSMASYPEEKGIIKLNVRIATPPPNNPDVAPGVMSSYIWSLKEGDKCTISGPFGEFFAKDTDNEMVFIGGGAGMAPMRSHIFDQLKRLNSTRKMSYWYGARSKREMFYIEDFDGLAAANENFVWHCALSDPQPEDNWDGYTGFIHNVLYENYLKDHEAPEDCEYYMCGPPMMNAAVIGMLKDLGVEDENILLDDFGG; from the coding sequence ATGCAAAGCATTATTCTTGGCGTAGCGATGTTTACCATTATTGTATTGGCTCTAGTACTAGTGATTCTTTTCGCTAAGTCTAAGTTAGTACCATCAGGTGACATCACTATTGCTGTAAACGGCGACCCTGAAAAGGCGATCGTTACTCAACCTGGTAGCAAGCTACTTGGTGCCTTAGCTGGCGCTGGTATCTTCGTATCTTCTGCTTGTGGTGGCGGCGGCTCTTGTGGTCAGTGTCGTGTAAAAGTTAAGTCTGGTGGTGGCGACATCCTACCAACTGAACTTGATCACATCACTAAAGGCGAAGCTCGCGAAGGCGAACGTCTTGCATGTCAAGTTGCTATGAAAACTGACATGGAGATTGAACTAGACGAAGATATCTTTGGTGTTAAAAAGTGGGAATGTACTGTTATCTCGAATAACAACGAAGCTACTTTCATCAAAGAACTTGCACTAGCAATCCCTGAAGGTGAAGAAGTTCCGTTCCGCGCGGGTGGTTACATTCAGATTGAAGCTGAACCACATCACGTGAAATACGCAGATTACGATATTCCTGAGGAATACCGTGGTGACTGGGATAAGTTCAACTTGTTCCGTTACGAGTCTATCGTTAAAGAGCATTCGATCCGTGCTTACTCTATGGCTTCATACCCAGAAGAGAAAGGCATCATCAAGCTTAACGTGCGTATCGCAACTCCGCCGCCAAACAACCCTGACGTAGCTCCTGGTGTGATGTCTTCATACATCTGGTCTCTTAAAGAAGGCGACAAATGTACTATTTCTGGTCCATTTGGTGAGTTCTTTGCTAAAGACACAGACAATGAAATGGTATTCATCGGTGGTGGTGCAGGTATGGCGCCAATGCGTTCACATATCTTCGACCAACTTAAGCGTCTTAACTCTACTCGTAAGATGTCTTACTGGTACGGTGCACGTTCTAAGCGTGAGATGTTCTACATTGAAGACTTCGATGGCCTAGCGGCTGCAAACGAGAACTTCGTGTGGCACTGTGCACTGTCTGATCCTCAACCTGAGGACAACTGGGACGGTTACACTGGTTTCATCCACAACGTATTGTACGAAAACTACCTGAAGGATCACGAAGCTCCTGAAGACTGTGAGTACTACATGTGTGGTCCACCAATGATGAACGCGGCTGTTATCGGCATGCTGAAAGATCTTGGTGTAGAAGATGAAAACATCCTACTAGATGACTTCGGTGGTTAA